The Gemmatimonadota bacterium DH-78 region CGGCCGAGCACCTCGGTGAAGGTCTTCCAGCAGCCGGGCGACGAGCGCATGGCGTCGTGCGACGGGCCGGCGTCGGGCGGGCGCACGAGCCCGCAGCCGGGGCAGGGGGTGGGGGTGAGGGACTCCATCATCGGCGGTACATCGGCGTGGTCAGGGTGTCGACGGCGGGGGTCGTGGTATCGGGGCGCGCAGAGGCGGGAACCACCGAGTCGGTGGCCGCCGTGTCGGTGGCTGCGGCGCCCGGGTCGGGCAGCGGCGGTGCCGTGACGGCGGCGCCCTCGGCGTCCGCGTCCCCGGTGGCCTCCGCGCTCCCGTCGAGCAGCAGCCGCAGGCGCGAGCGGATGATCGCCCGATCGCTCCGGTTCATCACGTTGGGCGCGAGCTCGGCCGGCCGCGCCCAGCGTTCATCGCCGAGCAGCTCCCAGGGCCGCTGATGGTGCTGCAGAATCTCGAGGTCGAGGGTGCCGAGGGCGGCGTCCTGCACGACCGTCACCTGCCAGGTGGAGTCGTTGAGCGGGAGTCCCTCGCTCCACACCGAGGAGAGCCCCCCCGATGCACTGCCGAGTTCCGCGTCGCCCAGCCGCACGAGGCGGGCGGGCGGTGCGACGGTGAAGCCGATGCCCTCGGAGGCCACACCCGGGCGGACACTCAACGCCAGCCGGCGCTGGGCGCCGATCACGCTGTCGCTCACGATCAGCGCGCGGGGGGTGGGCAGGGTGACGGCGGGGGCGTCGCCCACCAGCCAGTCGCCGGGCCCGAGGCGGAGTCCCTCCAGTGTCTCTTCGCGATCGAGCGGCGACGCGGTGGTCTCGCGGGCCCAGTCGATGCCGGCGTCGGGGCGACTCACCCACAGGGCGCGGACCGGAGCGCCCGGCCCCCCCTGATCCTGCAGGTAGACCAGGGTGGAGGGCGCCGGCCGATCGGCCGTGGAGCTGGCGGTACGCGCGCCGAGTGCCGCGAAGAGCACCGCGCCCAGAGTGGCCGCCGTGGGCAGCCACCAGCGGTTGGGGGCCGAGAGCCCGTCGAGCGCGGGGGCGAGGAAGAGCAGCAGCACCACCATCAACGCGCCCAGAATCGCGGCGAGTCGGAAGCTCATCGCCACCCACACGAGTTCGAGCACCGGCATCATGAATCCGAGCACCGGCAGTGCGATGAGCAGGCCGATCGCCCAGCCCACCCAGCCGGTGTCGCGGCGGGGGCCCGCCAGCGAGACCACCGCCACCGCGAGCAGCGCGAACAGCGCCGGACCCTGCAGGGCGTGGGCCGCGGCGGGCGCCATGAAGCCGACCGCCAGCGCGAGCAGGGTGCCGGGGAGCAGTGCGCCGAAGAACAGGGCGCCGCGGTGTACGCGCCGCCGCACCACCGACAGCGCGAGCGTGGTGAAGGCCAGCGCGAGCGCGCCGAGCGCGACCACGTACCACCCCTCCACATGAAAGCCCGACCCATGCAGGCTCCCGAACTCCGGGTGGCGACCGCGGGCCCAGACGAGCAACCCCTGACCGGCGGCGGCGGTGAGCCCCATCGCCAGGAGTCCCAGCCCCGCGCCGGCGAGCATGCCGCGCCAGCTGCCGCCCCGCAGCACCGTCACTCCGCCCACCGCGAGCAGCACCACCGCGAGCAGTCCGGTCAGACCGAGGACCCAGCTCTGCGGATAGCTGACGAGTCCGAGAAAGGGCAGGTTGAAGAAGACCCGCGGGGGTGCGTCGACGGAGGAGAGGTCCTGCGCGCCCAGCTCCCGCACCATCGCGAGCACTCGCTCGCCGTGATGCTGCAGCGTGCCCTCGTCGAGGTTCTCGGGTGTGTCCGACGCCTGATGGTAGATGTGCGCGCGCCCGATCGCCGCGAAGTTGAGCCCCTGAATGCCCCGCTGCTTGAAGGGGGTGAAGTCGGTGTCGTTCGGCATGCGCTCGTAGATCGCCATGCTGACCGAATTGGCCATCGGCGCCGGATCGGACGCGTCGAGTCGCTCGATGATCCAGCCGTTGTCGGCATTGGTCTCGAACATGATCGAGGGCCCGCCGGCCCCCCGCATCTCGATCGAGATCACCATCCGCACATCGGGCATCCAGGGGTGCCGCTCCACGAAGGCGCGGGCGCCCAGGAGCCCGAGTTCCTCGGCGTCGGTGATCAATACGATCAGGTCGTTGTCGAGGGCCGGTCCCGTCTGCAGCGCGCGCAGCGTCTCCAGGATCGTGACCACGCCCACGCCGTCGTCGCCCGCGCCGGGCGAGAAGGTGCGGCTGTCGTAGTGCGCGGTGAGCACGATGGCGCCGGTCGAGGCGGTGCCCGGCACCCGCGCCACGATGTTGCGCACGGTGGCGCCGGTGGCCTGGTCGCCCGACTCGCGCAGGAAGGTGGTGGTCTGCACCTGGGGATCGAGCCCCAGGGTGCGCAGGCGCTCGAGCAGGAGACCGCGAACCCGCGTGTGCTCGGGCGAGCCCGGGGGGTGGGGCGCCCGGGCGATGTCGATCAGCTCGGTCATCGCCCGCGCCGAGCTGAAGAGGTGATCGGGGGCGTTGGCGGCGCGGGTGGGGGGCATCGTCCGGGCCGGCATCGACAGCCAGACCAGCACGAGCAGCGCCACCAGGGTGAGCGGGCCGCGCCAGCCGGGCACCGGGCGCTTCGGCTCCGGCATCGGCTCCTTCGCCGTCTTCGGGGGCGGGGTGTCGCCGGGCGGGGGAGGCGGCGGCGGACCGACCGGCTCGGCCGGCTTCGTTCCGGAGGGGGGCGCCTCGCCGAGGTCGCTCGAGTCGTCGTCGGCGAAGTCCTCCTCCGAGAGCCCGGCGATGCCGAGCTCCTCGTCGGAGGGAAGGTCCGGAAGATCGTAGTCGCTCATCACCACCTCGTGGTCGAGGGCGCGGGTCGGGCGTTCGCCTGCCTCAACATAGGCAAGTCGCGCGCCGGAGGGCACGGCGCTCCCCGTCGCGGGTAGCCGCATCCACCATGACCGATCTTCTCGCAGCGCGGTCACAGATGGCCGTGTCGCTGGCCTTCCACATCGTCTTCGCGGCGATCGGGATCGGCCTCCCCGCGCTCATGCTCGTGTCCGAGGCCCTCTGGCTCCGCACCGGACGCGACGTCTACCTCCGACTCACCCGGGCCTGGTCGCGCGGTCTCGCGGTGCTCTTCGCGGTGGGTGCGGTGTCGGGCACCGTGCTCTCGTTCGAACTGGGGCTGCTCTGGCCCCGCTTCATGGAGGTGGCGGGCCCGCTGGTGGGCATGCCCTTCTCGCTCGAGGGGCTCGCCTTCTTCACCGAGGCCATCTTCCTCGGCATCTACCTCTACGGCTGGAAGCGGGTGTCGCGGGGCGCGCACTTCGCGGCCGGGGTGGTGGTGGCGCTGAGCGGTGCGGCATCCGCGCTCTTCGTGCTCAGCGTGAACGGGTGGATGAACTCGCCCACCGGCTTCATTCCCGGCGACCCCGGGTCGGCCCCGGTGATCGACCCGGTGGCGGCGATGACGAACCCGTTCTGGATCGCCAACACGGTCCACATGCTGATCGCGGCGTACACGGCCACCGCCTTCGGGGCCGCGGCGGTGCACGCCTGGCGCATTCTCAAGGGCGCCGACACCGCACTGCATCACGCGGGACTCCGGATCGCCCTCGTCGTCGGCGCGGTGATGGCGCTGCTCCAGCCGCTCAGCGGCGACGTGACGGCCCGGCTGGTCGCCCATGAGCAGCCCGCGAAGCTCGCGGCCATGGAAGCGCACTTCGAAACGGGGTCCTGCGCCCCGCTGCGCATCGGTGGGTGGCCCGACGAGGCCACCGGCACGGTGCGCTTCGACCTCGAGATTCCCTGCGGTCTCTCGCTGCTGGTGGGGCACTCGCCCGACGCGGTGGTGACGGGGCTGAACGACATTCCCGCCGACGAGCGCCCCCCGGTGCTGCCGGTGCACATCGCCTTTCAGGTGATGGTCGGCATCGGCACCCTGCTCGCCGCCATGGGGGTGTGGACGGGGGTGCGGCTCGTGCGCCGCCTTCCGCTGCACCGCCCGCTCTGGTTCCTGCGGCTGGCCGTGGTGGCCGGGCCACTGGCCTTCGTGGCCATCCAGGCCGGCTGGGTGGTGACCGAGGTGGGTCGTCAACCCTGGATCATCTACGGGGTGATGCGCACCGAAGATGCGGTCACCCCCATGCCGGGTCTGGTGGTGCCCTTCACCGCCTTCACGCTGCTGTACGTCTTCCTGAGCTGGGTGGTGGTGGTGCTGATGCGGCGGATCGCCCGCATGGAGGACGCCGAAGACGCGGAGTGGTCGGGAGGTTCGGGGGACTCCGGGGCCGCCGGCGAGGCGGGGGCATGAGGCTGACCGAGGCGCGGGCATGACACTCCCCGAGGCGGTGGCCGGCGTCACCCTGGCGGTGCTGGTGCTGTACGTGCTGCTCGGCGGCGCCGACTTCGGGGGCGGCGTATGGGACCTCTTCGCCCGCGGCCCCCGGGCGCGACGCCAGCGCGACGTGATCGCCGGGGCGATCGGGCCGATCTGGGAGGCCAACCACGTCTGGATGATCGTGGCGGTCGTGCTGCTCTTCTCGGCCTTTCCCACCGGCTTCTCGGTGGCGATGACCGCGCTGCACATTCCGATCACCCTCATGCTCGTGGGGATCGTGCTGCGCGGCACCTCGTTCGTCTTCCGGAAGGTGGCGCCGCCGCCCGACGGGGCGGAGTCGGGGTGGCAGACCACCTTCGCCGTCAGCAGCCTGCTCACGCCGGTCATGATCGGCGTGGTGGTCGGGGCCGTCACGGTGCCCGGGATCGGATATGAGAACGGCGTCGTGACCGGGGGCTTCGTGCGGCCGTGGCTGCGGCCTTTCCCCTTTCTGGTGGGCGGCTTCACCCTCGCCCTCTTCGCCTGGCTGGCGGCCTGCTACCTGGTGCTCGAGACGACCGACGCGGAGCTGCGCGACGACTTCCGGCGCCGCGCGCTCGCCGCCGGGTGGGCGGTGGCGGCCGCGGGCGCACTCGTCTTCGCCGCGGGCTGGGCGGTCGCGCCCGCCGTGGTCGAACACTTTCTCGCGGGGTGGGGCGGGGCGAGCACCTTGATCGGAGGCGTGGTCGGGCTCGCGATCAGCCAGGGGGCCATGCTGCGGCGCCGCTGGGGGCTCGCCCGAGCGGGGACGGTGGCCACGGTGGTGCTGGTGCTGGTGGGGTGGGCCCAGGGGCAGATGCCCTGGATCGTGCGCGGCGCGGTCACCATCCACGACGCCGCGGCGCCGGATGTGACGCTGAAGATCGTGCTGTGGATCCTGGGCCTGGGATCGCTGATCCTCGTGCCCGCCTTCGTCTACCTCTACGCCACCTTCAAGGGCCGAATGCTGCTGCCCGGGGGCGAGTGAGGAGAGCTCAGGACCCGCGCGCGGCCTGAAGGATGCGGCGCATGCGATCCCGGAAGGCGTCCGGAGTGTCGGCGTAGAGCCGGGTGCCGAGCGAGCGCAGTCCCTGCCAGAGGTACTTCCGCCGCTCCCGGGCGAGGCCGGTGAGAGCGAGCAGGGGCCACTGGCTGTCGGCCAGGTCGTCGGCGTCGCGCACGATGCGGATCAGATCGCCCAGATCCTTGCCCACGCCGAGCTCGTGCGAGAGGCGCAGCTGCTCGTCGGCCATCGCCTCGAACACCGGCGGCCAGGCGCCGGCGATCACGCGGTAGTGGAACCAGAGGTAGCGCGCTTCCCGTCGCCAGAGTCGGAAGGCGCGTCCCGCCAGCCCTCCCTCGGGCTCGTAGGCGCGGGCCATCGATGCGTAGCCGCGCTCGTAGGCGCGCCGCAGTCCCCGCTCGAGCACGCGGTCGTCGGCCAGCTCCAACGGCCATCCGTCGATGCGGCCGCGGGCCGTCTCGAGCTGGATGATCGCCTCGGGCACGACGCCCTCGCGCAGGGTGTGTCGGAGAATGCGGTGGTGCCGCTCCTCGAGGCGGGCCTGCAGATCGACGAAGGCGCTGGGGCGGAGCACCTCGGTGAAGTCGCCGCGCAGGCTCTCCACCGTGCGCACCGCGACGTAGCTCTCGCGAGCCGGGTCGAGCAGCTTCAACGCCTGCTTGTAGGCGGCGTCTTCGGTCTCGAACACCTCGATGCCGATCGCGTCCTGCGCGAGTCGGAGGAGGGCGCGCACCTTCCGCAGACGAGTGCGGGCGTCGTGCAGTGCCTCGTTGGCGTCGTAGCGCGGGTCGCGCAGCCGCGCCAGAGCGCCGTCGACCTCCTCGCGCGCCATGCGATGCACGCCCTCGGCCACCGTCTCGGCGAGGCCGAGCCGGTATCCGCCCGACGGGATCTCGTCGGGGGCGTCGCTGTCGGTGTCTGACTGCATCGTCCGCTCCGTGGGTCCCGGCGATGGCCGGGACGACCAGTCTCACGAATCCGCGAGGGCGCCGCCAGTCGGCCGTACGGGCCGTTGCGGCGACGGGGCGGGAACGGATGTTCCTGCCCGATTCGTTTCCCTCGGGAGTGTCGGAGCGAGGGGGTGTCGGCTTGAGTGTTGCTCAGCGCCGGGGGTCCAGCGAGGCGAGGGCCGCCTCCAGGCTGCGGCCGAGACCCGAGGAGAATCGGAGCGCGATATCGGTGCGCTCGACCCGCAGCACGAGCAGCGTTCGAAACGAGGGGTCGAGCAGAGCCTCATCGAGGGACTCCGGATCCACGTGGGGTCCCCAGAGCACCTCGTCGTCGGGCGTGCGCGGCGGCCCGAGCGGCAGATGGTCGAGCAGCCAGGGCTCCATGCGATCGGCGGAGAATCGGCGTTCGCGCTCCTCCACGATCGCGAGGCGATCCCGCTCCTGCAGGTAGCGCATGATGCGGTAGCGGAGTGCGTCGGAGCGGAGCAGGTGAAGGCGGCCGCTGGCGATCAGGTCGTCGAGCACCGGATGGCTGGGGGTGTAGAAGCGGTAGTCGAGCATCGCCGCCGTGAACGCGGCCACCGAGTCCGGGTGGACGGCCGGTCCGCCGTCGGGCACGGCGAGCAGGCGTGCCTTCACCGGCCCTCGTCGACCGAGAGGCCGGCGCCCCGTACGATGCGATCGACCTGGGGATCGTTCAGCACCCGGTCGTAGATCCACCGGTAGTGGTTGTTCGACTCGAGGATCGCGCGCGCCTCGTCGGCGCCGACGAGCGCGGCCATGGCCTGGTACTCGAGGTGACACACGACCAGGTGCAGGTAGGTGCTCTCCTCGTCGCGCCCGCCCTCGCCCCCGCCCACCGGCACCTCGGGCCAAGCGCGTCGGAACGCCGTCGTGGCCGCGAGCAGCTCGTCGGGGCGCTCCATCACCCACCAGTGGAACTGCTCGTGGAGAAAGGTCGAGAGCAGGTGCAGCGGCTGCCCGTTGTGGCGGGTGTGCAGCGTCAGCACCGGGTGGCTGTGCGGAATCGCCGAGGCGTCGATCCGCACCTCGCGGGTGACGATCCACTCCTCGACGTCGTAGGCCGCCACCACCGCGCGGAGCTCGTCGGCGGTGGTCCGCTCGGCCTCGGTATCGTGCTCCAGACGGATGTCGAGGGGGGCGGCCGCGGGGGTTGGCTGGGCACACACGGCGGTGGAGGCGAGGAGGGCGAGGGCGGCGAAGAGGCGGGTGGCGAATCGGAGGGTCATCGGGGCTCCTGCGGAGGGCGGAAACGTCTCCCACGATCGCATGCCCCGGGGCCGGGCGCCTTGAACGTTTCGGCAGGGCGGTACCCGCGGCGGGCGCGCGCCTGATAGCCGGACGGGGGCTCGCCCATGAGCCGGGCGAACTCCCGGCACAGATGGCTGTGGTCGGAGAATCCGGAGGCGTGGGCGATCCGCGAGAGGGCGGCGTCGGGAGCGTCGACGATGCGGCGGGCGGCGGCCTGCACCCGACCGATCCGCAGCACCGTGCGAGGGCCGAGCCCCAGTTCGCGGCGAAGGAGTGCCCGCAGCGTGCGGGGCGACAGACCCATCCGTGCGGCGATCCACTCCACGGGTGCCGCGGTGGGCGCCGATCGCGCCGTTCGGAGAAACGCCGACACCGACCAGTGCGGCTCGACGCGTCGCAGGGCGGCGCCGACCACCGACGCGAGGGCGAGGGCGAGGGTGGGCGGCGGGCATCCGTCGAGGTCGCGGGTCGATCCGCGGAGGGGGGGCGGCACCACGGCCTCGAGCGGCACGCCGCCGTCCACCCAGTCGTCGGCCCGGTCTCCCAGGAGTGCCGGCACCATGCCGGGCCGGAGTCGGAGTCCCACGGTCCAACGGCGCCGCGAGAGGTCGAGGTCGATGCCCTCCGACCGCGGTCCCACCACCAGCGCCCGGGTGCGTCGGTCGGGGTAGCCGTGGACGAGTACGTGGGCCGCGGTATCCGGCACCACTCGCCAGGGGTGCGGGGCCGCGTCGGGGGGCGGCTCGTGCCGCTGAATCCACCCGTACTCCAGCCACGACCGCGCGTCCGCCGGGGGCCGAATGCGCCGCTGCGACGCTCGGCCTCGCCCCGCCTCGTCCAGGTCGATCAACACGACCCCCCTGCCTGGTGTCTGTTCGTCGGGCGTGTCCGCCCCGCTCCTTCACAGCCCCCCGGCCTCACTACGTTCGAGAATCCATGCGCGTTTCCAAGTTCGTCGTTCTGCTGTCGCTGTTCATCGCCGGAGTCTCCGATGCGTCCGCACAGGACGCCGAGCCGGTACTCGAGGCGCTGCGGATGAGTGCCGACGACGCCGTCGCGATGGACGGGTTGCTGAGCGAGGGCGCGTGGGCGCGCGCGGTTCCGATCGACGATTTCCGTCAGGTGGAGCCTCTCGAGGGCGGCGATCCCACGGAGCGCACCGAGATCCGCGTGCTCTACGACGACGACGCGCTCTACATCGGCGCCATGGTCTTCGATCATCCGGATTCGATCCTCGCCTTCCAGCGGCGGCGTGATGCGGGTCTCGGCACCGACGACCGCTTCATGTGGATCCTCGACACCTTCAACGACGGTCGTACCGGCTACTTCTTCGAGATCAACGCGGCCGGCCTGATGGGCGACGGCTTGATCGGCGGCGGCGGCGGGGGTGGCGGAGGTGGCGGGGGCGGGGGCGGTACCAACAAGAGCTGGGACGGCATCTGGGAGGCGCGCACCGCCATCGTTCAGGACGGCTGGTCGGCCGAGATCCGAATTCCCTTCGCAACCCTCAACTTCAACCCGGATGCCGACAGCTGGGGCATCAACTTCCAGCGCACGATCCGGCGACGGAACGAGGAGCAGCGGTGGCGCGGGTGGCGGCGGAGCGAGGGCCTCAACTCCCCGGTGTACGCGGGTGAACTCGTCGGTTTCGAAGGGCTGTCACAGGGACTCGGTCTCGAGGTCACCCCCTACGCGGTGCAGAGCTGGCGCAACGTGCCCTCCGACACCCTGGATGGTGCCGACCCGACCACCTTCCCCGGCGACGTCGGGGTCGACGTCGGCTACAGCCTCACGCCGAGTCTGCGGGCGGCGGTGTCGATCAACACCGACTTCGCGGAGGTGGAGGTCGATCAGCGCCGGGTGAACCTCACCCGCTTCCCCGACCGATTCCCCGAGCAGCGCGACTTCTTTCTGGAGGGGTCGGGGGTGTACTCCTTCTCGTCCTTCAGCAGCCCCGAGCCCTACTTCTCGCGCCGGATCGGGCTGAAGGACGGCCAGCCGGTGCCGATCGAGTACGCGGCGCGACTCGGTGGGCAGGCGGGTCGGTACGAG contains the following coding sequences:
- a CDS encoding M28 family peptidase; the protein is MSDYDLPDLPSDEELGIAGLSEEDFADDDSSDLGEAPPSGTKPAEPVGPPPPPPPGDTPPPKTAKEPMPEPKRPVPGWRGPLTLVALLVLVWLSMPARTMPPTRAANAPDHLFSSARAMTELIDIARAPHPPGSPEHTRVRGLLLERLRTLGLDPQVQTTTFLRESGDQATGATVRNIVARVPGTASTGAIVLTAHYDSRTFSPGAGDDGVGVVTILETLRALQTGPALDNDLIVLITDAEELGLLGARAFVERHPWMPDVRMVISIEMRGAGGPSIMFETNADNGWIIERLDASDPAPMANSVSMAIYERMPNDTDFTPFKQRGIQGLNFAAIGRAHIYHQASDTPENLDEGTLQHHGERVLAMVRELGAQDLSSVDAPPRVFFNLPFLGLVSYPQSWVLGLTGLLAVVLLAVGGVTVLRGGSWRGMLAGAGLGLLAMGLTAAAGQGLLVWARGRHPEFGSLHGSGFHVEGWYVVALGALALAFTTLALSVVRRRVHRGALFFGALLPGTLLALAVGFMAPAAAHALQGPALFALLAVAVVSLAGPRRDTGWVGWAIGLLIALPVLGFMMPVLELVWVAMSFRLAAILGALMVVLLLFLAPALDGLSAPNRWWLPTAATLGAVLFAALGARTASSTADRPAPSTLVYLQDQGGPGAPVRALWVSRPDAGIDWARETTASPLDREETLEGLRLGPGDWLVGDAPAVTLPTPRALIVSDSVIGAQRRLALSVRPGVASEGIGFTVAPPARLVRLGDAELGSASGGLSSVWSEGLPLNDSTWQVTVVQDAALGTLDLEILQHHQRPWELLGDERWARPAELAPNVMNRSDRAIIRSRLRLLLDGSAEATGDADAEGAAVTAPPLPDPGAAATDTAATDSVVPASARPDTTTPAVDTLTTPMYRR
- a CDS encoding cytochrome ubiquinol oxidase subunit I, which codes for MTDLLAARSQMAVSLAFHIVFAAIGIGLPALMLVSEALWLRTGRDVYLRLTRAWSRGLAVLFAVGAVSGTVLSFELGLLWPRFMEVAGPLVGMPFSLEGLAFFTEAIFLGIYLYGWKRVSRGAHFAAGVVVALSGAASALFVLSVNGWMNSPTGFIPGDPGSAPVIDPVAAMTNPFWIANTVHMLIAAYTATAFGAAAVHAWRILKGADTALHHAGLRIALVVGAVMALLQPLSGDVTARLVAHEQPAKLAAMEAHFETGSCAPLRIGGWPDEATGTVRFDLEIPCGLSLLVGHSPDAVVTGLNDIPADERPPVLPVHIAFQVMVGIGTLLAAMGVWTGVRLVRRLPLHRPLWFLRLAVVAGPLAFVAIQAGWVVTEVGRQPWIIYGVMRTEDAVTPMPGLVVPFTAFTLLYVFLSWVVVVLMRRIARMEDAEDAEWSGGSGDSGAAGEAGA
- a CDS encoding cytochrome d ubiquinol oxidase subunit II; protein product: MTLPEAVAGVTLAVLVLYVLLGGADFGGGVWDLFARGPRARRQRDVIAGAIGPIWEANHVWMIVAVVLLFSAFPTGFSVAMTALHIPITLMLVGIVLRGTSFVFRKVAPPPDGAESGWQTTFAVSSLLTPVMIGVVVGAVTVPGIGYENGVVTGGFVRPWLRPFPFLVGGFTLALFAWLAACYLVLETTDAELRDDFRRRALAAGWAVAAAGALVFAAGWAVAPAVVEHFLAGWGGASTLIGGVVGLAISQGAMLRRRWGLARAGTVATVVLVLVGWAQGQMPWIVRGAVTIHDAAAPDVTLKIVLWILGLGSLILVPAFVYLYATFKGRMLLPGGE
- a CDS encoding CHAD domain-containing protein; amino-acid sequence: MQSDTDSDAPDEIPSGGYRLGLAETVAEGVHRMAREEVDGALARLRDPRYDANEALHDARTRLRKVRALLRLAQDAIGIEVFETEDAAYKQALKLLDPARESYVAVRTVESLRGDFTEVLRPSAFVDLQARLEERHHRILRHTLREGVVPEAIIQLETARGRIDGWPLELADDRVLERGLRRAYERGYASMARAYEPEGGLAGRAFRLWRREARYLWFHYRVIAGAWPPVFEAMADEQLRLSHELGVGKDLGDLIRIVRDADDLADSQWPLLALTGLARERRKYLWQGLRSLGTRLYADTPDAFRDRMRRILQAARGS
- a CDS encoding helix-turn-helix domain-containing protein is translated as MLIDLDEAGRGRASQRRIRPPADARSWLEYGWIQRHEPPPDAAPHPWRVVPDTAAHVLVHGYPDRRTRALVVGPRSEGIDLDLSRRRWTVGLRLRPGMVPALLGDRADDWVDGGVPLEAVVPPPLRGSTRDLDGCPPPTLALALASVVGAALRRVEPHWSVSAFLRTARSAPTAAPVEWIAARMGLSPRTLRALLRRELGLGPRTVLRIGRVQAAARRIVDAPDAALSRIAHASGFSDHSHLCREFARLMGEPPSGYQARARRGYRPAETFKAPGPGACDRGRRFRPPQEPR